From Mytilus edulis chromosome 8, xbMytEdul2.2, whole genome shotgun sequence, one genomic window encodes:
- the LOC139486339 gene encoding uncharacterized protein KIAA1958-like, with product MTTKRWSNSSIKNIDDAMDALVEDYFHYDDLSNREAEYIKRNLADVNGEGNLILEEVDSANFNFPNEILQDIENAQNHEIDESDKENSSSSKRFRSVTDEDTDSFLALSVNKNTKTKTKSDLKVMLDFFISVGEMRDSVEIPAKDLDSLLSRFFLGVLKKNGDEYEPDSLSSMFNSLDRHLKDSKSSISIKKDPEFNHTRRVLEAKRKALKSLGKGSKPNRAEPLTTEEIQILREKGVIGTQNPDALLNAVFLNNATYFGLRGRQDHVNMTWGDVKLKATSDGKEYLEFNERSTKTRSGAKSRDFRDITPKIFGEGGSNCPIHVYKEYKRHRPQDTLTDEHRFYLRPLDNKHEEIWYTRQTIGKDKLGKMVKNMAEKGDLQGRKVNHSGRKTFATTLLQNGRPANEVAQLGGWKGISTLTHYSVPSIEQQQQASHTISKVMLPNSDLQTTSDSEEPCELSNSNTLVHNNLNANVSNTNNQTANKHDNPMAMFAGATITGGVFNINIYSGERKNTINCSQEL from the exons ATGACAACAAAACGATGGAGCAATAGctctataaaaaatatagatgatGCGATGGATGCGTTAGTTGAAGACTATTTTCACTACGACGATTTATCTAATAGGGAGGCAGAGTACATCAAGAGAAATCTCGCGGATGTCAATGGGGAAGGAAATTTGATTCTGGAAGAAGTTGATTCAGCGAATTTCAACTTCCCAAATGAAATTCTGCAGGACATTGAAAATGCACAGAATCATGAGATTGACGAATCAGACAAAGAAAATAGCTCGAGTAGCAAGAGGTTTCGCTCTGTCACTGATGAAGACACTGACTCTTTTCTAGCTTTAAGTGTTAACAAGaacacaaaaactaaaacaaaGAGTGACTTGAAAGTGATGCTGGATTTTTTCATATCTGTTGGAGAAATGCGTGATTCAGTGGAAATACCTGCCAAAGACTTGGACAGTCTGTTATCAAGATTTTTTCTTGGAGTCCTGAAGAAAAATGGTGACGAATATGAGCCTGACTCTTTATCCTCTATGTTCAACAGCTTGGATAGACATTTGAAGGACTCAAAAAGTAGTATAAG TATTAAAAAGGATCCTGAGTTCAACCACACAAGACGGGTATTAGAAGCGAAGCGAAAGGCATTAAAGTCATTGGGCAAGGGCAGTAAGCCAAACAGAGCTGAACCTTTGACGACTGAGGAAATCCAAATCTTGAGGGAGAAAGGCGTTATTGGAACac aaaaccCTGATGCATTACTGAATGCTGTGTTTTTAAATAATGCAACATACTTTGGTCTACGAGGTCGACAAGACCATGTTAACATGACATGGGGAGATGTCAAGTTAAAAGCTACATCTGATGGAAAGGAGTATTTGGAATTTAATG AAAGAAGCACCAAAACCCGTAGTGGAGCAAAAAGCAGGGATTTCCGGGATATTACGCCAAAGATTTTCGGGGAAGGAGGAAGTAATTGCCCTATTCATGTTTACAAGGAATACAAACGGCATAGACCTCAAGACACATTAACTGATGAACATAGATTTTATTTGAGGCCTTTAGATAATAAACATGAGGAAATATGGTACACTCGCCAAACCATAGGCAAAGATAAATTAggtaaaatggtaaaaaatatggCAGAAAAAGGAGATCTTCAAGGAAGAAAGGTTAATCATTCGGGACGTAAAACTTTTGCTACCACACTACTTCAAAATGGTAGACCTGCCAATGAAGTTGCTCAATTAGGAGGCTGGAAAGGCATTAGTACCTTAACTCATTATTCAGTACCGTCTATTGAACAACAGCAACAAGCTTCTCACACAATATCAAAGGTCATGTTGCCGAACTCAGATTTACAGACGACATCAGATTCAGAGGAACCTTGTGAACTTTCAAACTCAAATACATTAGTTCATAATAATTTAAATGCAAATGTATCAAATACAAATAATCAAACTGCTAACAAACATGACAACCCAATGGCCATGTTTGCAGGTGCAACTATAACAGGTGGTGTTTTCAATATTAACATATACTCAGGGGAAAGAAAGAATACTATAAACTGCAGCCAAGAGCTTTAA